A window of Epinephelus fuscoguttatus linkage group LG24, E.fuscoguttatus.final_Chr_v1 contains these coding sequences:
- the urp2 gene encoding urotensin II-related peptide yields the protein MLYSAAALVSLMHVALTMLVIVGMGVEAAPTDRGFVKPPHPHPSLTHASATPEKSSALNPSQHLKHWPPSSKAAGVSRTTRIADRTTSRTITVGVRAERLRLNPKPADPDKRAQLLKMISALEELYRTFNSTLSSRIAIRPRASGRNSGKKTIVLPAAEGGVKPTTETPAAVDSTASRASADAFAPSLTGRNFKKSLPPQTKKTNKRVCFWKYCSQN from the exons ATGCTTTACAGTGCAGCAGCGCTAGTGTCTTTAATGCACGTAGCCCTGACGATGCTGGTGATAGTTGGGATGGGAGTGGAGGCGGCCCCCACTGACAGAG GCTTTGTGAAACCTCCACATCCTCATCCCAGCCTCACTCATGCATCTGCCACACCAGAGAAGTCCTCAGCACTAAATCCAAGCCAGCACCTTAAACACTGGCCTCCGAGTTCCAAAGCAGCCGGAGTGAGTAGGACGACAAGAATCGCTGACAGAACCACCTCAAGGACTATCACTGTGGGCGTCAGAGCAGAACGACTCAGGCTGAACCCTAAACCCGCCGATCCAGATAAACGAGCTCAGCTGCTGAAGATGATCTCGGCCCTGGAGGAGCTGTACAGGACATTTAACAGCACGCTGAGCTCACGCATCGCCATCAGGCCACGAG CAAGCGGCAGaaattcaggaaaaaaaacaatagtg CTTCCTGCTGCCGAAGGCGGGGTGAAGCCCACCACTGAGACCCCAGCAGCAGTCGACAGCACAGCGTCCAGGGCCAGTGCGGATGCTTTCGCCCCAAGTCTGACTGGTCGAAACTTTAAGAAGTCCCTACCGCCGCAGACCAAGAAGACCAACAAAAGAG TGTGTTTCTGGAAATACTGCTCCCAGAACTGA
- the LOC125884771 gene encoding chloride intracellular channel protein 4 isoform X1 produces MSWCDIAVKKLGFPTIELFVKAGSDGESIGNCPFSQRLFMILWLKGVIFNVTTVDLKRKPADLQDLAPGTNPPFVTFNGEVKVDVNKIEEFLEEKLIPPRYPRLAPRHREANTAGIDVFAKFSAYIKNPRKDTNDALEKALLKSLRRLDDFLRTPLPEEIDADASGDLPESSRSFLDGSELTLADCNLLPKLHILKVVAKKYRGFEIPAEMTGVWRYLNSAYQKEEFTSTCPAEREIHFAYLDVAKQIK; encoded by the exons ATGTCCTGGTGTGACATTGCAGTTAAGAAGTTAGGCTTCCCGACCATTGAGCTGTTTGTAAAG gcaggGAGTGATGGCGAGAGCATTGGTAACTGTCCATTCTCTCAGAGGCTCTTTATGATCCTGTGGCTTAAAGGAGTCATCTTCAACGTCACCACTGTTGACCTCAAAAG GAAGCCAGCGGACCTGCAGGACCTCGCTCCAGGAACCAACCCTCCTTTTGTGACCTTTAACGGCGAGGTCAAGGTTGATGTCAACAAGATCgaggagttcctggaggagaaACTGATCCCACCACG CTACCCCAGACTGGCTCCCAGACACCGTGAAGCCAACACGGCGGGCATTGATGTGTTCGCCAAGTTCTCAGCTTACATCAAGAACCCAAGGAAAGACACCAATGATG CCTTAGAGAAAGCCTTGCTGAAGTCTCTCCGGCGTCTCGATGACTTCCTGAGGACTCCCCTGCCTGAGGAGATCGATGCAGACGCCTCAGGAGACCTGCCTGAGTCCTCCAGGAGCTTTCTAGATGGATCCGAGCTCACCCTGGCTGACTGCAACCTGCTGCCTAAACTACACATTCTTAAG GTCGTCGCCAAGAAATACAGAGGCTTTGAGATCCCGGCGGAGATGACGGGGGTGTGGAGGTATTTAAACAGCGCCTATCAGAAGGAGGAGTTCACCAGCACCTGCCCCGCTGAGAGGGAGATCCACTTTGCCTATCTGGATGTCGCgaagcaaataaaataa
- the LOC125884771 gene encoding chloride intracellular channel protein 6 isoform X2 — protein MAQSGSCPNSDLPNGAIVHGPLGICSDPDTQRGREDEEGEEEDEEVELAEEVGEDVLMMAEAEEGEVEGESTEQSERDEVGIIQVALLQNGVIQEGEEGGERLEENSEEGAELVDEEYDMIEQTRETDGEGKGEQESKDTEAALIEDKKGQEQILDSNEQNEDSREGEEIKQEAVTASSATELTEDETSDKDNGLVKVVSSWDDGEHVQDSLVEEAGEDTQVSTEDTDKAEVVTLPTNVDVTESFGDPTIDVTPVAIWTKEQANNQDDLYQTSAVGNSTITFDATDTIKAVANQTDQLTSENGEETKNTDEKDNSQPSKQEVESVNNNITWQQKDVIEAKAEAEGSTEFVEDSMSTSDNVQDIEGEAKQNGETPDFASEASEEQPQTEVGIEETRVVGINQKEQEEKSVRQVEVNTLSLMGGGGQSAEEDGKTGDNVIRESVGEEEHRQSGDLEMRENIVQVTNQAKVDLQEPVQQCVEEVLLDTQKDLDQVEEAFELEEGGEVEPNQSVGEGTSEENESTTEEGNVLQEDLSQMLREVGTDWGEKLREQVLVEDQKGGGAEKEEEEEEETMEGEVEMAEEPVTVLDDEIEEEEESQRRELEEQKPAAITAPCETNIAETKDGEHQELQEQKLELGKENEEQKNEKGEVERDEKPKDDNREVELDINGRVKGLKQAMENGILSPEPQPLRKEECGTTRVLSPRRKDNDWIKKVQCEEEGEPQIKDWRKELKPVKKDIWEPERGRKEWPKRETSPEEKSPPKKEDWIKELKSVIKNESLPKKRDEQVKKKRVVLLEDGHSYIPQREEMIEERKEEVKLISHRRVGSPLPPEHRNRATPQDQDYEISLYVKAGSDGESIGNCPFSQRLFMILWLKGVIFNVTTVDLKRKPADLQDLAPGTNPPFVTFNGEVKVDVNKIEEFLEEKLIPPRYPRLAPRHREANTAGIDVFAKFSAYIKNPRKDTNDALEKALLKSLRRLDDFLRTPLPEEIDADASGDLPESSRSFLDGSELTLADCNLLPKLHILKVVAKKYRGFEIPAEMTGVWRYLNSAYQKEEFTSTCPAEREIHFAYLDVAKQIK, from the exons ATGGCTCAGTCAGGCTCTTGCCCAAACTCAGATCTGCCAAATGGCGCCATTGTCCATGGCCCGCTAGGTATTTGTTCAGACCCAGATAcccagagaggaagagaggacgaggaaggagaagaggaagatgaggaggtgGAACTAGCTGAGGAAGTAGGGGAGGATGTTTTGATGATGGCTGAAGCAGAAGAGGGGGAAGTCGAAGGAGAGAGCACAGAGCAGAGTGAAAGGGACGAAGTGGGGATTATCCAAGTGGCGCTGTTACAAAATGGAGTAATAcaagagggggaggaaggaggtGAAAGACTGGAGGAAAACTCTGAGGAAGGAGCAGAACTGGTGGATGAAGAGTATGACATGATAGAACAGACAAGAGAGACAGACGGTGAGGGCAAGGGAGAGCAAGAGTCAAAagacacagaggcagcattGATAGAGGATAAGAAAGGTCAAGAGCAGATATTAGACAGCAATGAACAAAATGAAGACAGCAGGGAAGGTGAAGAAATTAAACAAGAGGCAGTGACAGCAAGTTCAGCAACAGAGCTCACAGAGGACGAGACCAGTGACAAAGACAATGGGTTGGTAAAGGTAGTGTCCAGTTGGGATGATGGAGAGCATGTTCAGGATTCTCTGGTAGAAGAGGCAGGAGAGGATACACAGGTGTCTACAGAAGACACAGACAAAGCAGAGGTTGTTACTCTACCCACTAATGTTGACGTAACAGAAAGCTTTGGGGATCCAACAATAGATGTGACCCCTGTTGCCATTTGGACGAAAGAACAAGCCAACAATCAAGATGATCTATACCAAACCTCAGCTGTTGGCAACAGTACCATAACCTTTGATGCAACTGACACAATCAAAGCGGTGGCCAATCAAACCGATCAATTAACCAGCGAGAACGGAGAGGAAACGAAAAACACTGATGAGAAGGACAACTCACAACCcagcaaacaggaagttgaGTCTGTTAATAATAACATCACATGGCAACAGAAGGATGTCATAGAGGCAAAGGCTGAGGCTGAGGGAAGCACAGAATTTGTGGAAGACTCAATGTCAACCTCTGATAATGTTCAAGACATAGAGGGTGAAGCAAAACAGAATGGTGAGACACCAGACTTTGCCTCTGAAGCCTCTGAGGAACAGCCACAAACAGAAGTAGGGATTGAGGAAACGCGGGTGGTAGGGATCAACCAGAAGGAGCAAGAGGAAAAGTCAGTCCGACAGGTTGAGGTTAATACTCTATCATTGATGGGTGGGGGAGGACAGAGTGCGGAGGAGGATGGGAAGACAGGCGATAACGTTATTAGAGAGTCAGTAGGTGAGGAAGAGCACAGACAATCAGGAGATCTAGAAATGCGAGAGAATATTGTTCAAGTTACAAACCAGGCTAAGGTAGATCTCCAAGAACCTGTACAGCAGTGTGTGGAGGAGGTACTTTTAGACACACAAAAAGATTTGGACCAGGTGGAGGAGGCCTTTGAACTGGAGGAAGGGGGTGAAGTTGAACCTAATCAGTCAGTAGGTGAGGGGACATCAGAGGAGAACGAGTCCACAACAGAGGAGGGTAATGTCTTGCAAGAAGATCTTTCACAGATGCTCAGAGAAGTAGGAACAGATTGGGGAGAAAAACTGAGAGAGCAGGTCCTTGTAGAAGATCAgaagggaggaggagcagaaaaagaagaagaagaagaagaagaaacaatgGAGGGCGAGGTAGAGATGGCAGAAGAGCCTGTGACTGTTTTAGATGATGAgattgaagaggaagaggagagccaGAGGAGAGAACTTGAAGAACAAAAGCCTGCCGCCATTACAGCCCCCTGTGAAACCAACATAGCTGAGACAAAGGATGGAGAGCATCAAGAACTGCAAGAACAGAAGCTTGAACTTGGTAAGGAGAATGAggaacagaaaaatgaaaaaggagaGGTAGAGAGGGACGAGAAGCCAAAAGATGACAACAGAGAGGTAGAGCTGGATATCAATGGAAGAGTTAAAGGACTGAAGCAAGCAATGGAGAATGGAATTTTGAGTCCTGAACCACAGCCACTCAGGAAAGAAGAATGTGGAACGACAAGAGTGCTGTCACCCAGGAGAAAAGATAATGACTGGATTAAAAAAGTTCAATGCGAGGAAGAGGGAGAACCACAAATAAAAGACTGGAGGAAAGAACTGAAGCCTGTGAAAAAAGACATCTGGGAACCCGAGAGGGGACGAAAAGAATGGCCGAAGAGGGAAACATCACCAGAGGAGAAAAGTCCTCCAAAGAAGGAGGACTGGATAAAAGAGCTGAAGTCAGTGATTAAAAATGAATCCCTGCCCAAAAAGAGGGATGAGCAGGTGAAGAAAAAGCGGGTGGTGCTGTTGGAGGATGGCCATTCATACATCCCCCAGCGGGAAGAGATGAttgaggagagaaaagaggaggtgAAACTGATCTCCCATAGGAGGGTGGGGAGCCCTTTGCCTCCTGAGCACAGGAACAGAGCAACACCCCAAGACCAGGACTACGAGATCTCACTTTATGTCAAG gcaggGAGTGATGGCGAGAGCATTGGTAACTGTCCATTCTCTCAGAGGCTCTTTATGATCCTGTGGCTTAAAGGAGTCATCTTCAACGTCACCACTGTTGACCTCAAAAG GAAGCCAGCGGACCTGCAGGACCTCGCTCCAGGAACCAACCCTCCTTTTGTGACCTTTAACGGCGAGGTCAAGGTTGATGTCAACAAGATCgaggagttcctggaggagaaACTGATCCCACCACG CTACCCCAGACTGGCTCCCAGACACCGTGAAGCCAACACGGCGGGCATTGATGTGTTCGCCAAGTTCTCAGCTTACATCAAGAACCCAAGGAAAGACACCAATGATG CCTTAGAGAAAGCCTTGCTGAAGTCTCTCCGGCGTCTCGATGACTTCCTGAGGACTCCCCTGCCTGAGGAGATCGATGCAGACGCCTCAGGAGACCTGCCTGAGTCCTCCAGGAGCTTTCTAGATGGATCCGAGCTCACCCTGGCTGACTGCAACCTGCTGCCTAAACTACACATTCTTAAG GTCGTCGCCAAGAAATACAGAGGCTTTGAGATCCCGGCGGAGATGACGGGGGTGTGGAGGTATTTAAACAGCGCCTATCAGAAGGAGGAGTTCACCAGCACCTGCCCCGCTGAGAGGGAGATCCACTTTGCCTATCTGGATGTCGCgaagcaaataaaataa